CGGCAGGGTCCGGTAACCCCGGGCTGCACCGACGGTCAGGGCTTCGTCACCGGCCGCGACCATCACGTCGCGGAAGCCGGGCTGATGGAGCGCGTCGAGCATCGGCAGGCCGAGGATCGCCGAGGTCACGAGAAGGGTGCAGTTGCTGACGAGCTTCATCCACTTTGCACTGAGGATGTCGTCGACCCGCGCCACGGTGCCCGAGAGCGCGAGGAGATCCGCCACCGGCTCGATCCCCTCGGCCCCACCGGGAAGCCGGCCCACGGCGAACCAGGATCGCTCCCGCGGTGTGTGCCGGTGCACCACAGCGGGCTCGGTCATCGTCGCGGAGCATTCGATCACTGCTCCCGCCGCGCGTGAGGCGCCCACCGCCTCGGTGACGGCGTCGGCCGTCATCCCGTTCTGCACCGCCGCCATCAGCCCGTCGGGCGCGAGATAGGGCGCGATCAACCGGCTCGCCCAGCCGGCGTCGTAGGCCTTCATCACCAGCAGCACGACATCGAAGTCCGATCGCAGCTCGGCGACCTCGCAGAGGTGGATGATGCGAGGACGCACGTGAAGTTCGTCGTCGGGGGTGATGACGCGAAGCCCCTCCGATCTGATCTTCTCGACGTGCGCGGGCCACTGCTCCACGAGCGTCACATCCACGCCTGCGCGGTACAGGTCTGCTCCGATCGAGGCGCCGTTGGCGCCTGCTCCGACGACGGCGACGCGGGGACCGGCCATGGTTCCTCCCGAATTCGGCGACGGGCGGCGGTGCCCGTCGAGCCAGCGTGTCTATCAAGCCAGAGTGTACAGATCGGCTTGCCGCGTGGCAGGCCACCGTCTAGCGTAGGGACGACGTCCGCTGAGGCTGGACACTGCTCCGGCTTTCGACGAAGAGAGCGAGAACTCCATGATCCTCCACCTGGTCACCTTCCGATGGGTCGACGGTGTCACCGACGAGCGCGTCTCCGCGCTGACCGAGGCACTGAACCGGATGGCCGAAGGCATCGACGTGCTCCGGTCGTACGTCGCGGGCGCGAACCTCCACCTGCGACCCGGCGGAGCCGACTACGCCGTCGCGGCAGTCGTCGACGATGCGGCCGCGCTCGACGCCTACCTCGACCACCCGCTTCACGCGGAGGTGTACCGCGAACACCTCGGCCCGATGATCGCCGACCGCTCAGCCGTTCAGCTTCCACTGACGTCGGGCACTCTGACGTGACGACGATGCGCGCCGCCGTCCTGCACGCGGTCGGCGACCTTCGCGTGGAGGACCGCGCCATCCCCTCGCCTGCACCGGACGAGGTGCTCATCCGGATCGCGGTGTGCGGCGTGTGCGGGTCGGATGCCACGGAGTTCGGCCGCGGGAAGGTCCTCGCCGAACCGCCGGTCGTCCTCGGCCACGAATTCGTCGGCACGATCGAGGCGGTCGGCTCGGAGGTCACCGATCTCGCCCCAGGCGCCACGGTCGTCTGCGGCGCGGGGGTCTCGTGCGGCGGCTGCGCGCCCTGCCGCGCCGGGCGGACGAATCTCTGCCGCACCTACCGCACCCTCGGCTTCCACCGCGACGGAGGCCTGGCGGGGTTCGTCGTCGCACCGGCGGCGATCGTCTCCGACGTCAGCGACGCGGGACTCCCGACCGACACGCTGGGGCTCGCCCAGCCGATGGCGATCGCGGTCCACGCCGTGCGCCGCAGCGGCCTGGCGTCCGGCCAGGATGCCGTGGTCGTCGGCGCCGGGGGCATCGGCGCGTTCATCGCCTTCGCCGCCGCCAGCACCGGCGCGCGCGTCCTCGTCCTCGATCGGAACGACGACAGGCTCGACCTCGCCCTCCGGCTCGGAGCCCTCGCCGCGCGGAACGCCCGGACGACCGAACTCACCGCGGCGATCGAGGACACCGGGCTCGACCCGGAGGTGTTCTTCGAGGTGTCGGGAAGCTCAGAAGGGCTCGCGCAGGTGCTCGGCGCTGCGCGCCCGGGGGCGACCATCGTCCCCGTGGGGATCCAGCGCGGCGAGCCCGCCCTTCCGCTCGGGTCCTTCACCCTGCGCGAGATCACCATCGTCGGGACCGTCGCCCATGTCTTCCGCGATGACATCCCCGAGGCGGTGAGACTGCTCGGCACCCGCGACGACTGGTCGGATGTCGCGCGGACCGTCGTGCCGCTGGAGGACGTCGAGGCGGCCGCCCTGCGTCCGCTGCTGGCCGGCGGATCGCGTCAGATCAAGACCCTCGTGGACCCGTGGATCGGTTCCGCGCGCAGCGCTCGTCACCGCGCGGCCGGATTCGCCAACCCCTCCATCGCTCGCAGCACGTCCACTGCCGAGGCGGGCCCGCCGGCGGATTGACCGCCGGAATCGGCGCGGTGGCCACCGGGGGCGAGGGGCATCTCCTGGTGGTGCTGGCGGCGTCCGACCACGAACCAGACCCCGCGCGCGGGCTCGTCGCCACGGTTGGAGAACAGATGCGGTCTCGTTGAGTCGAAGTGCAGCGAGTCCCCGGCGCGCAGGACGTGGGTGTCGAATTCGAGCTGCAGGGTCAGCGCCCCCTCCAGAAGGTAGGCGTACTCGACCCCCGCGTGCCGCATGAGCTTTCCCTCGATGGAGCTGCTGGCACCCGGCTGATAGGTGACCAGCAGCGCGTCGGCGGGTCCGCCCGGCTGACCCGCGAGTCGCTCCCAGCGCACGCCGTTCTCCATCTCGATCGCGGGGTTCTCCGCACCGCGCTGGATCGCTGACACCGTCGCCTCGGCAGGCGTGTCGGCCGGTGCGGCGCTCACGGCACCGCCGACCAGCTCGTCGAGGGACACCCCGAGGTGGTTGGCGATGGCGTAGAGCGTCGAGACGGACGGCTGGGTCTTGCCGATCTCCACCTGCGACACCAGGCTCGCCGACACCCCCAGCGACTGGGCGACCGAGCGGAGGCTGAGCCCGCGGCTCACGCGCGCGGCGCGGATGCGGGCTCCGAGATTGTCAGCCATCCCCTGATTCTCGCCGGTCAGAGCAGCGCCGTGCCACGATCGACCGGGAGATTGACCGCCGAGACGCCGCGATTGCGCAGCAGGAACTGCGTGGCATCCACGACATCGGCCATCGTGGCCAGGCGGCCGCCCGGCGTGTGGCGCTCGTACTGCTCGAGGACCCCGGCGGGTTTGGAGGCCCAGAACGGGCTGTCGCCGATGATCCCGGGGTGCAGGGCGTTGACGCGGATGGGGGCGAGCTCGAGGGCGAGGGTGTTGATGAGGCCGGTCACCCCGCCGTTGATCGTCGACACCGTGGTCGAGCCGGGGTAGGGCAGATCCTTCGCGCGGCCGCCGAACAGGACGATGCCGGTGTCGGCGGAGACCGGCATACGATCCAGCAGCGCCCGGACGGTCGCCGCGTAGCCGACGAGCTTCAGGGTCGTGAGGCGGATGGCGCGATCGATGTCGTAGTCGCGGATGGTGTTGGCATCGCGCTCGATCGCCGCGAGCACGAGTCCGTCGACCGTCTCGACGGAGGAGAGGCTGTCGGCGACGGTGTGGGGCTCGGAGATGTCGAGGGCCACGCCGCGGGCAGCCGGTCCGAGTTCGGCGGCGATCGCCTCCGTGCGTTCGCGGTCACGGCCGGTGATCACCACCCGGTCGCCGCGTCGCACGCAGTCCAGGGCGATCTCCCGCCCGATGCCCGACGTCCCTCCGACCACGACGATTGTGCGTTGGCTCACATCTCCTCCTTGCGATGTCGCCGACCCCGTCGCATCCCTCACGTGGGGTTCGCGGGGAGCACCGGAGTCGGAAGTGACACTGGACATCGGTGTCCAGTAGCGCTTTACTTAGGAAGTCAACTCGACGCGGGCGGTGAAGTCAAGACACCCTCGCCGGCGAAGGAGAGCACTCGATGAAGAGCACCGGAACGACGGGTCCCGCAGCGGTCGACTGGGAAGAGCGCGTCGACATGGAGCGCCTCCGCGATGCGCGTCTGGCGCGCCTGCATGCCGAACTGGACCGCTCTCATCTGGGCGCCGTCCTCGCCTTCGACTTCTCCAACATCCGCTACATGAGCGGCACCCACATCGGCACCTGGGCGATGGACAAGCTCATCCGTTTCGCTTTGCTCACCCGCAAGACCGACCCGATCGTGTGGGACTTCGGCTCGGCGGCCAAGCACCACGCGCTCTACAACCCGTGGCTGGACGTCACCACCGCCGAGGCGGACGCGAACCCGCACGCCCCGCACGAGGGCGCGAAGCGGCCCCGGAGGGAGAGCGGCGCGCGGGCCGGGATCTCGACGCTTCGCGGGGCGTTCCCGCCCGATGCCGATCTCGCGGGAGACGTCGCCCGCAAGATCAAGCGCGAGCTGGAGAAGTTCGGCCTCGCGAACGAGCCTCTCGGCGTCGACGTGGTCGAGATGCCGGTCCTGCTGGCCCTTCAGCGCGAAGGGATCGAGGTCGTCGACGGCCAGCAGGTGTTCATGGAGGCGCGACGCATCAAGACCCACGACGAGATCCGCCTCCTCACCCAGGCGGCCTCGATGGTGGATGCCGCCTACGAGGAGCTCTACCGGTTCCTGCGACCGGGCGTGCGCGAGAACGAAGCGGTGGGGCTCGTCGCCAAGACGCTGTACGACCTCGGATCCGAGTACGTCGAGGGGGTCAACGCCATCTCCGGTGAGCGCTGCTCACCGCATCCGCACGTCTTCTCCGACCGTCTGATCCGGCCGGGCGACCCCGCCTTCTTCGACATCCTGCACAGCTACAACGGCTACCGCACCTGCTACTACCGCACCTTCGCCGTCGGATCGGCGAGCCCCGCGCAGAAGGACGCCTACACCCGGGCACGCGAGTACATGGACCGGGCGATCGCCCTGGTCAAGCCCGGCGCGACGACCGCCGACATCGTCGCGGTGTGGCCGGAGGCGACAGAGTTCGGCTTCGCCGACGAGATGGCGGCGTTCGCGCTGCAGTACGGCCACGGTGTGGGCCTGTCGATCTGGGAGAAGCCCATCTTCTCCCGCCTCACCTCGTTCGATCACCCCGAGACCCTCGAAGAGGGGATGGTGTTCGCACTGGAGACGTACTGGCCGGCAGCCGACGGCTGGGGAGCCGCGCGCATCGAAGAGGAGGTGGTGGTCACCGCCGACGGCTGCGAGGTCATCACCAAGTTCCCCGCGGAAGAGCTCATCGTCGCCGGGCGTCGCTACTACACGATCGACGGGCCGCTGAACCTCAACCGCGATGCGCAGTCGCACCTGAACACCGTCTGGGGGCGCGGCGAAGCGTGAGTACGATCGCGTTCCTCGGTCTCGGCTCGATGGGATCGGCGATGGCCGGTCGCCTGATCGACGCCGGCCACGACGTCGTGCTGTGGAACCGCTCGCCCGACGCGGCCGATCCGCTGGCCCGACGCGGCGGCCGGATCGCGCCGTCGGCGGCCGAGGCTCTCGCCGCCGACGTGTCGTTCTCGATGCTCGCCGACGACCCGGCGATGACGGCGGTCTTCACCGATGAGGCCGTCGCCCGCGCGCGCGACGGCATCCACGTCGCGATGGGGTCGATCAGCCCCTCCCTCGCCGACGAGCTCGACACCCGGTTCGGTGCGGTCGGCGCGCGCTACGTCGGCGCCCCGGTCCTCGGGCGCCCCGCCGTCGCCGCGGAGGGCAAGCTCAACATCCTCGCCGCAGGCCCCGCGGACGCCGTGGACGCCGTCGCTCCCCTTCTGGACGTCCTGGGTGTCCGCACCTGGCGGCTCGGCACCCGCCCCGCTGTGGCCAACGCGGTCAAAGCGGCGGTGAACTACAACATCATCCACGCCATGCAGGCGATCGGCGAGACCGTGGCGATGACCGAGCGCCTCGGCGTCGACCCCGGTCAGTTCACCCGGCTGCTCGCCGAGACCCTGTTCGGAGGGGTCGTGTACACCGGTTACGGACGGATCATCGCCGAGCGGGCCTACGACCCGCCGGGGTTCCACATCGCCCTCGGGCGGAAGGACCTCGATCTCGCCCAGCAGGTCGCGACGTCCGTCGACGTCGATCCCGCCACCCTCCCCGCCCTCATCTCCGTGTTCGATCGCGCCCTCGCCGATCCCGAGCTGAAGGACCTGGACTGGTCCGCCATCGCGGAGGTGAGTAGACGCCGGCCGAGCTGAGACCCGACATCCCGAACCCGCCTCGCCCCACCATCGCAACGAACCGCCCGTCAAGGAGGATGAGCGTTTATGCCTGAAACCCCGCGGCCGCAGAGCGGCCAGCCCATCGTGTTCCGTCACGGCATCGTCTTGACCATGGACGACGCCCACACGGTGATCCCGGACGGTGACGTCCTCGTCGTCGACGGGAAGATCGCCGAGGTCGGAACGAACCTGTCGGTCCCCGACGACACCTTCGAGATCGACGCCTCCGGCGGCATCCTGATGCCCGGAATGGTCGACACCCACCGCCACATGTGGCAGACGGCCATGCGCGCCTACGGAGCGGACTGGACGCTGACGCAGTACTTCGTCTGGTACTACCTGCAGCACGGCGCGAAGTTCCGCCCTCAGGACTACGCAGCCGGAAACCTCATCTCGGCGCTCGACGCGGTCGAATCCGGCGTGACGACGAGCGTGGACTGGTCGCACGGCCTGCGCACGCCCGAGCACGGGTGGGCGGCGTACGAGGCCCTGGCCGACTCGCCCGGGCGGTTCGTCTTCGCCTACGGCAACATCCACGTCTCCCCGTGGGAGTGGACCGCCGATCCCGAGGTGCAGAAGATCCTCACCACCTCACGCGACGACTCGCGCATGTTCGGCACCCAGATCGCCTTCGACGTGCCGAACCAGGACGAGAACTTCCCCGAGCTCGCGGCCTACCGGGTCGCGAAGGACCTGGGTCTGCGCGTCACCACCCACGCGGGCGTCTGGGGCGCGACCAACGACTGGGGGATCCGCAACGCCTACGCCGCCGGGGTCATGGACGAGGGGTTCACCTACGTCCACGCCGCGACGCTGTCGGCCGACTCGTACCAGAAGATCGCAGCGACCGGCGGCAACGTCTCCCTCGCCACCGAGTCGGAGGACACCTGCGGTCAGGGCTACCCGCCCGTGCACCAGCTGCGGAAGTACGGCATCCCCACGTCGCTGTCGGTGGACACCAGCGTGTGGTTCAGCGCCGACCTGTTCTCGGCCATGCGCGCGACCGTGAACGCCGATCGGGCGCTCGAGCACTACCTCGCCCACCAGCTCGAGCCGGCGGAGACCGTGACGCATGTCAAGCTCCGCGCGGAGGACGTCGTGCACATGGCCACCCGCGGCGGCGCGCAGGCGCTCGGCAAGGACGGGGAGATCGGGTCGCTGGAGAAGGGCAAGCTCGCCGACGTCGTGCTGCTGAAGAACGAGCACTCGGCCACCTGGGCGCCGTTGGTCAACCCCTGGGGACAGGTGGTGTACCAGGCCCAGCGCGGCGACGTGCACACGGTGCTCGTCGGGGGCGAGGTCGTCAAGGCCGAGGGTCGTCTCGTGGCAGGAGATCTTCCGGGCGTCAAGGCGAAGCTCGACGACACCATCGCCCACCTCGAACGCGAGGTCGGCGACGACTGGGTCGCGGGGATGCACCCCGAGATCCCCGAGGTCGAGGTGCTCTACAACCCCTACCAGTACAAGAAGTGACCGTCCCCCTCTGCGGGTGACGGCCGGGGGCGGCGTCTCGACGAAGCCGGACGCCGCCCCCGGTCATCCCGTCTGTGTCGCGGCGCGCAGCGTCGCGACCTGGTAGAGGGCGACGGATGCCGCGATGCCGGCGTTGAGGGATTCGGCGGCCGCGGAGATCGGGATCGAGACGATCTGATCGCAGGTCTCCGTCACGAGCCGTGACAGGCCCTTGCCCTCCGAGCCCACGACGATCACGACGGGTCGATCCGCGAGCTGCAGGTCGGGGAGGGCGATGTCCCCTCCGCCGTCGAGGCCCAGGACGAAGACGCCTTGCTTCTTGAACTCCTTCAGCGTCGTGGTGAGGTTGGCCGCGAGCGCCACCGGCACACGGGCCGCCGCTCCTGCGCTGGTCTTCCACGCCGCCGAGTTCACCCCCGCCGAGCGCCGCTGCGGCACCAGGATCCCCTGTCCGCCGAACGCGGCGGTGGAGCGGATGATCGCGCCGAGATTGCGGGGGTCGGTGATGCCGTCGAGGGCGACGAGCAGCGGCGTCTGACCGCTGTCGATGATCTTCTCGAGCAGGTCCTGGGGGTGGGCGTACTCATACGGCGGCACCTTGAGGGCCACACCCTGATGCACACCGTCGAATCCCGCCATCCGATCGAGCTCGGGGCGGGTGACTTCCAAGACCGGGATGTCGCGGTGCGTCGCGATCGCGAGCATCTCCTTCACCCGGTCGTCCATCTCCACCCGCTGGGCGATGTAGAGGGCGGTCGCCGGGATCTTCGCCCGCAGGGCCTCGAGGACGGAGTTGCGACCGGTGACGTTCTCGGTATCTTCGTCCTTCTTCGGAGCGCGGCGCTGCGCAGTGGCACCGGCGCCGCTCGGGCGCCCCTTGCCACCCGCGGCCGCATAGCGCTCGGCAGCCGCCTTGCGCTTGCCGGCGGGGTGCCAGGCGCGATCCTCGGCCTTCGGGGTCGGACCGCGGCCCTCGAGAGAGCGGCGGTTCTTGCCTCCCGAGCCCTTGGTGGCGCCCTTCTTCTTGCCGCGACCGGCGGCGGGGTTTCCTGGCTTAGCCATTCGTCAGACTCCAATGCGTTCCATCGGCGGTGTCCTCCAGGACCACGCCTGCTGCGGCGATCGCATCGCGGATGCGATCCGCGCTCGCCCAATCCTTCTCGGCCCGCGCCCGTGCGCGCTGCGCGATCATCGTGTGCACCAGCGCATCGAGCGCGGCGGCCTCGGCCCCGCCCCCGGAGCGCCAGCGGGGGTCCTCCGGATCGATGCCGAGGATGCCCACGGAGACGGCGACATCGGCCCACGCCGCGCGAGCGGCATCCTTCTCCCCCGCATCCAGCGCGGTGTTGCCCTGCCGCACCCGCTCGTGGACGACGGCGAGGGCCTGCGGCACGTTGAGGTCGTCGTCCATCGCGGCGGCGAACGCGTCGGGGACGGTCGCGGCCACCACCGTGTCGTCCTCGGCCTGAGCGAGCGTCCGGGCGGCGCGCTCGAGGAACGAGCGGATCCGCTCCACCGCGGCGGAAGCCTCCTCGAAGCTCGAGGCGGTGATGTCCAGGCTCGAGCGGTAGTGGGCGGCGGCGAGCGCGTAGCGCACCACGAGCGGGTCCTGCTCGCGGAGGACGTCGGCGGCCAGGAGGTAGTTCCCGAGCGACTTCGACATCTTCTGGTCTCCGACGGTGACGAGGCCGTTGTGCACCCAGTAGCGCGCGAATCCGTCCCCGGCGGCCGCGGACTGGGCGAGCTCGTTCTCGTGATGCGGGAAGCGGAGGTCCAACCCGCCACCGTGGATGTCGAATGCCGAGCCGAGGTAGCGCCGCGACATCGCCGAGCACTCGATGTGCCAGCCGGGCCGCCCGGGGCCCCACGGCGATTCCCAGGTCGCCGATTCGGGCTCGCCGGGTTTCGCGCCCTTCCACAGCGCGAAGTCGCGGGGGTCGCGCTTGCCCCGCGGGTCAGCGTCGGCGGCCGGTTCCATCGCGTCCAGACTCTGCCGCGTCAGCTCGCCGTACGACGGCCACGAGCGCACGTCGAAGTAGACATCGCCCTCCGCGGCATAGGCGTGCCCGCGCTGGATGAGTCGCTCGATGAGGGCGAGCATCTGGGGAATCGATCCGGTCGCCCGGGGTTCGTAGGTGGGGGGAAGGATGCCGATCTCGGCGTAGGCGCGCGAGAACTGCTGCTCCATGCGATAGGCCAGAGCCCACCACGTCTCCAGGTCCGTCGCGTTCGCCAGGACCTTGTCGTCGATGTCGGTGACGTTGCGCACGAACGTCACCCGGCCGTACCGGTGCCGGAGCCACCGACGCAGGATGTCGAAGCTCAGGGCCCCGCGGAGGTGTCCGATGTGCGGACCGGACTGCACGGTCGGTCCGCACACGTAGACGGTGATCTCGGCGGGGTCGAGCGGCACGAAGTCGCGCACTGCCTGCGCTTTCGTGTCGTAGAGCCGGAGAGTCACCGACCCAGCCTACCGGCGCACCTGTCCGTCCCACGCGGGGCTGTCCCGGCGCGAGGGGCCGGGCCGGTAGAACTGTAGGGTGCACGTGTTCGCCGTCCTCGCCGCCGCGGTGCTGTTCGGCACGACCGGGACGTCGCAGGCCCTGGGGCCCGACGACACCACTCCCCTGTCCATCGGCGTGATGCGCATGGTGATCGGCGGCACCGGGCTCGCCCTGCTCGCCGGGGTCCTCGCGCGGCGCCATGCGCGGCGACGCCCTGCGGACGCACCCCCGGCGCCGCGTTCGGGCGTCCGCCCCCTCCTGCTCATGGCCGTCACCGGGATCTGCCTCGCGCTCTATCAGCCGCTGTTCTTCCTGGGCACCGAACGCAACGGCGTCGCCGTCGGAACGGTCGTGGCCCTGGGGTCTGCCCCGGTGATGGCCGGCCTGCTCGAGTGGTTGCTCACCAGGCGTCTGCCCAGCGCCACCTGGGCCGTGGCGACCGGTGCCGCCACGATCGGCGTCGTGCTGCTGGGCGCCGGGGGCGACGCCACCGGCGGCGGCGGGACGGATCCCGCGGGCCTCCTGGGCTCTCTCGGCGCCGCGGCATCCTTCGCGGTCATCGCGAACGTCCAGCGACGCCTGCTGGATGCGGGGTGGGATCCCTTCACCGTCGTCGGCGGAATGGGGGCGAGCTCGGCCCTCGTGGCCCTGCCCGCCCTGCCGTTCGTGGACGTGTCGTGGCTCGGCGAACCCGTCGGGCTCGCGATGGCGCTCTGGCTCGGTCTCGGTACGATCTCGGTCGCCTACGTCCTGTTCACGTGGGGGCTCGGCGGACTCACGGCGGCGACCGCCGCGACCCTCACCCTCGGTGAGCCGCTGACCGCCGCCATCCTCGGCCTCACGGTCCTGGGCGAACGCCTCTCGGTGCTCGCGGTGATCGGCCTCGTCGTCCTGGGGATCGGCCTCGCCCTGCTCGCCCGGGGATCGCGCGCGCCGCGCGATCCCCGTCCCTTCGCGGTGGAGGGCTGATGACCGTCTTCGCGCTCCGTCCGGCCGCCGTCGCCGATCCGCCGGTGCGCAGTCTCA
The Microbacterium sp. SLBN-154 DNA segment above includes these coding regions:
- a CDS encoding ketopantoate reductase family protein; this encodes MAGPRVAVVGAGANGASIGADLYRAGVDVTLVEQWPAHVEKIRSEGLRVITPDDELHVRPRIIHLCEVAELRSDFDVVLLVMKAYDAGWASRLIAPYLAPDGLMAAVQNGMTADAVTEAVGASRAAGAVIECSATMTEPAVVHRHTPRERSWFAVGRLPGGAEGIEPVADLLALSGTVARVDDILSAKWMKLVSNCTLLVTSAILGLPMLDALHQPGFRDVMVAAGDEALTVGAARGYRTLPIFGLEPADLDDPRGVIEVMTDRLFAGFVVPGATTTVLQDWRKGRHSEVDDLNGEVVRRGAELGIATPVNARITEIAHRIERREIELGAAHLALLLDALR
- a CDS encoding Dabb family protein yields the protein MILHLVTFRWVDGVTDERVSALTEALNRMAEGIDVLRSYVAGANLHLRPGGADYAVAAVVDDAAALDAYLDHPLHAEVYREHLGPMIADRSAVQLPLTSGTLT
- a CDS encoding zinc-dependent alcohol dehydrogenase, whose translation is MRAAVLHAVGDLRVEDRAIPSPAPDEVLIRIAVCGVCGSDATEFGRGKVLAEPPVVLGHEFVGTIEAVGSEVTDLAPGATVVCGAGVSCGGCAPCRAGRTNLCRTYRTLGFHRDGGLAGFVVAPAAIVSDVSDAGLPTDTLGLAQPMAIAVHAVRRSGLASGQDAVVVGAGGIGAFIAFAAASTGARVLVLDRNDDRLDLALRLGALAARNARTTELTAAIEDTGLDPEVFFEVSGSSEGLAQVLGAARPGATIVPVGIQRGEPALPLGSFTLREITIVGTVAHVFRDDIPEAVRLLGTRDDWSDVARTVVPLEDVEAAALRPLLAGGSRQIKTLVDPWIGSARSARHRAAGFANPSIARSTSTAEAGPPAD
- a CDS encoding cupin domain-containing protein, translated to MADNLGARIRAARVSRGLSLRSVAQSLGVSASLVSQVEIGKTQPSVSTLYAIANHLGVSLDELVGGAVSAAPADTPAEATVSAIQRGAENPAIEMENGVRWERLAGQPGGPADALLVTYQPGASSSIEGKLMRHAGVEYAYLLEGALTLQLEFDTHVLRAGDSLHFDSTRPHLFSNRGDEPARGVWFVVGRRQHHQEMPLAPGGHRADSGGQSAGGPASAVDVLRAMEGLANPAAR
- a CDS encoding SDR family NAD(P)-dependent oxidoreductase, whose translation is MSQRTIVVVGGTSGIGREIALDCVRRGDRVVITGRDRERTEAIAAELGPAARGVALDISEPHTVADSLSSVETVDGLVLAAIERDANTIRDYDIDRAIRLTTLKLVGYAATVRALLDRMPVSADTGIVLFGGRAKDLPYPGSTTVSTINGGVTGLINTLALELAPIRVNALHPGIIGDSPFWASKPAGVLEQYERHTPGGRLATMADVVDATQFLLRNRGVSAVNLPVDRGTALL
- a CDS encoding M24 family metallopeptidase, whose protein sequence is MKSTGTTGPAAVDWEERVDMERLRDARLARLHAELDRSHLGAVLAFDFSNIRYMSGTHIGTWAMDKLIRFALLTRKTDPIVWDFGSAAKHHALYNPWLDVTTAEADANPHAPHEGAKRPRRESGARAGISTLRGAFPPDADLAGDVARKIKRELEKFGLANEPLGVDVVEMPVLLALQREGIEVVDGQQVFMEARRIKTHDEIRLLTQAASMVDAAYEELYRFLRPGVRENEAVGLVAKTLYDLGSEYVEGVNAISGERCSPHPHVFSDRLIRPGDPAFFDILHSYNGYRTCYYRTFAVGSASPAQKDAYTRAREYMDRAIALVKPGATTADIVAVWPEATEFGFADEMAAFALQYGHGVGLSIWEKPIFSRLTSFDHPETLEEGMVFALETYWPAADGWGAARIEEEVVVTADGCEVITKFPAEELIVAGRRYYTIDGPLNLNRDAQSHLNTVWGRGEA
- a CDS encoding NAD(P)-dependent oxidoreductase, which encodes MSTIAFLGLGSMGSAMAGRLIDAGHDVVLWNRSPDAADPLARRGGRIAPSAAEALAADVSFSMLADDPAMTAVFTDEAVARARDGIHVAMGSISPSLADELDTRFGAVGARYVGAPVLGRPAVAAEGKLNILAAGPADAVDAVAPLLDVLGVRTWRLGTRPAVANAVKAAVNYNIIHAMQAIGETVAMTERLGVDPGQFTRLLAETLFGGVVYTGYGRIIAERAYDPPGFHIALGRKDLDLAQQVATSVDVDPATLPALISVFDRALADPELKDLDWSAIAEVSRRRPS
- a CDS encoding amidohydrolase family protein is translated as MPETPRPQSGQPIVFRHGIVLTMDDAHTVIPDGDVLVVDGKIAEVGTNLSVPDDTFEIDASGGILMPGMVDTHRHMWQTAMRAYGADWTLTQYFVWYYLQHGAKFRPQDYAAGNLISALDAVESGVTTSVDWSHGLRTPEHGWAAYEALADSPGRFVFAYGNIHVSPWEWTADPEVQKILTTSRDDSRMFGTQIAFDVPNQDENFPELAAYRVAKDLGLRVTTHAGVWGATNDWGIRNAYAAGVMDEGFTYVHAATLSADSYQKIAATGGNVSLATESEDTCGQGYPPVHQLRKYGIPTSLSVDTSVWFSADLFSAMRATVNADRALEHYLAHQLEPAETVTHVKLRAEDVVHMATRGGAQALGKDGEIGSLEKGKLADVVLLKNEHSATWAPLVNPWGQVVYQAQRGDVHTVLVGGEVVKAEGRLVAGDLPGVKAKLDDTIAHLEREVGDDWVAGMHPEIPEVEVLYNPYQYKK
- the rlmB gene encoding 23S rRNA (guanosine(2251)-2'-O)-methyltransferase RlmB; this encodes MAKPGNPAAGRGKKKGATKGSGGKNRRSLEGRGPTPKAEDRAWHPAGKRKAAAERYAAAGGKGRPSGAGATAQRRAPKKDEDTENVTGRNSVLEALRAKIPATALYIAQRVEMDDRVKEMLAIATHRDIPVLEVTRPELDRMAGFDGVHQGVALKVPPYEYAHPQDLLEKIIDSGQTPLLVALDGITDPRNLGAIIRSTAAFGGQGILVPQRRSAGVNSAAWKTSAGAAARVPVALAANLTTTLKEFKKQGVFVLGLDGGGDIALPDLQLADRPVVIVVGSEGKGLSRLVTETCDQIVSIPISAAAESLNAGIAASVALYQVATLRAATQTG
- the cysS gene encoding cysteine--tRNA ligase — translated: MTLRLYDTKAQAVRDFVPLDPAEITVYVCGPTVQSGPHIGHLRGALSFDILRRWLRHRYGRVTFVRNVTDIDDKVLANATDLETWWALAYRMEQQFSRAYAEIGILPPTYEPRATGSIPQMLALIERLIQRGHAYAAEGDVYFDVRSWPSYGELTRQSLDAMEPAADADPRGKRDPRDFALWKGAKPGEPESATWESPWGPGRPGWHIECSAMSRRYLGSAFDIHGGGLDLRFPHHENELAQSAAAGDGFARYWVHNGLVTVGDQKMSKSLGNYLLAADVLREQDPLVVRYALAAAHYRSSLDITASSFEEASAAVERIRSFLERAARTLAQAEDDTVVAATVPDAFAAAMDDDLNVPQALAVVHERVRQGNTALDAGEKDAARAAWADVAVSVGILGIDPEDPRWRSGGGAEAAALDALVHTMIAQRARARAEKDWASADRIRDAIAAAGVVLEDTADGTHWSLTNG
- a CDS encoding DMT family transporter; translation: MHVFAVLAAAVLFGTTGTSQALGPDDTTPLSIGVMRMVIGGTGLALLAGVLARRHARRRPADAPPAPRSGVRPLLLMAVTGICLALYQPLFFLGTERNGVAVGTVVALGSAPVMAGLLEWLLTRRLPSATWAVATGAATIGVVLLGAGGDATGGGGTDPAGLLGSLGAAASFAVIANVQRRLLDAGWDPFTVVGGMGASSALVALPALPFVDVSWLGEPVGLAMALWLGLGTISVAYVLFTWGLGGLTAATAATLTLGEPLTAAILGLTVLGERLSVLAVIGLVVLGIGLALLARGSRAPRDPRPFAVEG